In Ensifer canadensis, a genomic segment contains:
- a CDS encoding 2,3-butanediol dehydrogenase — MKAARLYDKHDVRVERIPEPTEIVHGQVLVGPTFCGICGTDLHEYESGPIFTPKTPNVYSGAVLPQILGHEFAAKVVAVGEGVESVKPGDRVSIQPQIGPRYDYYGRQNLSFLGPKASVVGLSWPWGGMAERAIVNEYNAIKMPDYITDQQGALIEPAAVAVHAIDRSGIGPGGSILITGAGPIGALMVLAARAAGASRIFVSEPNVNRRKRLSKISSDAILLDPTAAGFMGEIKANTEEGVGVDAAVECAGNPRALQSCIAAVRAQGIVVQVGLMGVKAEIDPFDLTMRDITLRGSLNYPLTIWPRVFEMMKSGLFPAERIVDDEISLEEVVERGFKPLLDPAGGKMKILVSTRSV, encoded by the coding sequence ATGAAAGCCGCGCGCTTGTACGATAAGCACGACGTTCGCGTTGAACGAATTCCAGAGCCGACAGAAATAGTGCATGGGCAGGTCCTCGTCGGCCCGACCTTTTGCGGTATCTGCGGCACCGATTTGCACGAGTACGAGAGCGGTCCGATCTTCACGCCGAAAACGCCGAACGTTTACAGCGGTGCGGTGCTGCCGCAGATTCTGGGGCACGAGTTCGCCGCGAAAGTCGTCGCGGTGGGCGAGGGCGTGGAATCGGTCAAGCCAGGTGACCGTGTCTCGATCCAGCCGCAGATAGGACCTCGTTATGACTATTACGGTCGGCAAAACCTTTCGTTTCTTGGGCCTAAAGCGTCTGTCGTCGGTCTGAGTTGGCCTTGGGGAGGCATGGCGGAGCGCGCCATCGTTAATGAGTATAACGCGATCAAAATGCCGGACTACATCACCGATCAACAAGGCGCACTCATTGAACCCGCCGCGGTTGCTGTCCACGCGATCGACCGTTCCGGTATCGGGCCGGGGGGTAGTATTCTGATTACCGGGGCGGGTCCCATCGGAGCGCTCATGGTTCTGGCGGCTCGGGCTGCTGGAGCAAGTCGGATATTCGTTAGTGAGCCCAATGTAAATCGTCGAAAGCGGCTCTCCAAGATTTCGTCTGATGCGATACTCCTGGACCCCACGGCCGCCGGCTTCATGGGCGAGATCAAAGCCAACACGGAAGAAGGAGTTGGCGTTGATGCTGCGGTCGAATGTGCGGGCAATCCACGGGCGCTGCAGTCGTGCATAGCGGCGGTACGAGCACAGGGGATCGTTGTTCAGGTTGGCTTGATGGGCGTCAAGGCAGAGATAGACCCCTTCGACCTGACGATGCGGGACATCACGCTCCGCGGGTCACTGAACTACCCCCTTACGATCTGGCCGCGCGTGTTCGAGATGATGAAGTCTGGCTTGTTTCCGGCAGAACGGATTGTTGATGACGAGATTTCGCTGGAAGAGGTCGTAGAGCGTGGCTTCAAGCCGCTTCTCGACCCTGCGGGTGGAAAAATGAAAATCCTCGTTTCAACGCGGTCGGTCTGA
- a CDS encoding LysR family transcriptional regulator, whose product MDKWNEIEVFTHVAELGSVSKAAEALGMSVSATSRHLISLEERLNVRLIQRTTRQLYLTVEGEKFYGRSKDFLQGMKEAEQTISEVALNPTGLLRISASLSFCLLHLNPIIAEFTKLYPKVTFDVVSSNRYYDIIENGVDVAIRTRRVEADSSITIRRLAETRRLLAASPTYLERRGVPQVPDDLKAHDLILYTLADNWNELTFRQGNETVTVPVTGMINSNDGQIIVKAGLDGLGIMAQPTYIIQEHLEAGRLVRVLDDWDLPRLTMNIAFPTRAHLPARTRLFVDYLVKTFRERAYESIWTQ is encoded by the coding sequence ATGGATAAATGGAACGAGATAGAAGTCTTCACGCACGTTGCTGAACTTGGCAGCGTCAGCAAGGCAGCGGAGGCTCTTGGAATGTCGGTGTCGGCCACTAGCCGCCACCTGATTTCTTTGGAGGAGCGCCTCAACGTCCGCCTCATCCAACGCACAACCCGCCAGCTCTACCTGACGGTAGAGGGCGAAAAATTCTACGGCAGAAGCAAAGACTTCTTACAGGGCATGAAAGAGGCCGAGCAGACCATCTCGGAGGTGGCCCTTAATCCGACAGGATTGCTTCGCATTAGCGCCTCCCTGTCCTTCTGCTTGCTTCACCTGAACCCGATCATCGCCGAGTTCACCAAGCTCTATCCCAAAGTCACCTTCGACGTCGTCTCGTCGAACCGCTACTACGATATCATCGAAAATGGCGTGGACGTCGCTATTCGAACCCGCCGGGTCGAGGCTGATTCATCCATCACCATCCGTCGACTTGCCGAAACCCGGCGTCTCTTGGCGGCGTCGCCTACATACCTCGAGCGCAGAGGTGTCCCCCAGGTACCAGACGATCTAAAGGCGCACGACCTTATCCTTTACACCCTCGCCGACAATTGGAACGAACTGACCTTTAGGCAAGGGAATGAGACGGTGACCGTTCCGGTGACGGGTATGATCAATTCGAACGACGGCCAGATCATCGTCAAAGCGGGTCTGGACGGTCTCGGGATCATGGCCCAGCCTACGTACATCATCCAAGAGCACCTAGAGGCTGGGCGTTTGGTGCGAGTTCTCGATGACTGGGACCTCCCTCGCCTCACGATGAACATTGCCTTCCCCACGCGCGCCCATCTGCCGGCTAGAACAAGGCTGTTTGTCGACTACCTCGTGAAAACCTTCCGGGAACGAGCCTACGAATCCATTTGGACTCAATGA